The following coding sequences lie in one uncultured Celeribacter sp. genomic window:
- the yidC gene encoding membrane protein insertase YidC: MDDQNKNLILAIVLSGIVLLGWTIFFPAPEPVTDPNAPVASESTVDQGAGSTTALAPPAATAAGQPTSSEMQAATQASDTPRVSIETPRVEGSISLLGGRIDDLALKDYKVEIDGDEIVTLLEPVGAEAPYYATYGWAPGGALSVDDVPGANTLWSVEEGATLTPETPVSLTWDNGNGLVFHRDIAIDENYLFTVTQSVENKSGAPARLFPYGVVARHGTPDVSKYFVLHEGLVRLSDKELDEEKYKDIADFDYDPREGGRVSIIPVAENGWTGFTDKNWMTTLVPTPGQSFTSVAKYVESADIYQVETRMPTIDVAPGASVESTSYLFAGAKEWETIKHYEEDKGFYRFVDSIDWGWFFFFTKPIFRILHALHGLIGNMGWSIVILTLIIKGIMLPLAYKSYVSMARMKELQPEMEKLKEAAGDDKEKLQRGMMELYKSNKVNPASGCLPLILQIPVFFSLYKVIFVTIELRHAPWIGWIRDLSAPDPSSILNLFGLLPYAPPEPGSALAFLSLGVLPILLGISMWLQQKLNPAPTDPSQAMIMAWMPWVFMFMLGNFASGLVLYWICNNTITFTQQYLIMRSHGHKPDVFGNILRSLRLKKKDA, translated from the coding sequence ATGGACGATCAAAACAAGAACCTGATTCTTGCCATTGTGCTTAGTGGCATCGTACTGCTGGGGTGGACGATTTTCTTCCCGGCCCCGGAACCTGTAACGGACCCGAATGCGCCCGTCGCATCTGAAAGCACTGTGGACCAAGGAGCGGGTTCAACGACGGCTCTTGCCCCTCCGGCAGCCACCGCGGCTGGACAGCCGACAAGCTCTGAGATGCAGGCGGCGACACAGGCCTCGGATACGCCGCGGGTTTCCATCGAAACGCCGCGCGTCGAAGGCTCCATCTCTTTGCTTGGCGGTCGGATCGACGATTTGGCTCTGAAAGACTACAAAGTCGAAATCGACGGTGATGAGATCGTCACCCTACTCGAGCCCGTTGGCGCCGAAGCCCCCTATTATGCCACCTATGGCTGGGCCCCCGGCGGCGCACTGTCCGTTGATGACGTGCCGGGAGCCAATACGCTTTGGTCCGTCGAAGAGGGCGCGACGCTGACGCCTGAAACCCCAGTGTCTCTCACATGGGACAACGGCAACGGCCTCGTGTTTCACCGGGACATCGCCATCGACGAGAACTATCTCTTCACCGTGACACAATCGGTTGAAAACAAGTCCGGGGCTCCCGCCCGCCTCTTCCCCTACGGCGTCGTGGCGCGTCATGGGACGCCGGATGTTTCGAAATATTTTGTGCTCCACGAAGGCCTTGTGCGCCTGTCCGACAAAGAGCTCGACGAAGAGAAATACAAAGACATTGCAGATTTCGATTATGACCCTCGCGAGGGTGGCCGCGTGTCGATCATACCAGTCGCTGAGAACGGTTGGACCGGGTTCACCGATAAAAACTGGATGACCACGCTCGTTCCGACCCCGGGTCAGAGCTTTACCTCCGTTGCCAAATACGTCGAATCCGCGGATATCTATCAGGTCGAAACCCGCATGCCGACCATCGACGTCGCTCCGGGCGCCTCGGTCGAAAGCACCTCCTATCTCTTCGCCGGCGCGAAGGAATGGGAAACCATCAAGCATTATGAGGAAGACAAAGGGTTCTACCGTTTTGTCGACTCGATTGACTGGGGTTGGTTCTTCTTCTTCACCAAACCGATCTTCCGCATTCTCCACGCTTTGCATGGTCTGATCGGCAACATGGGCTGGTCCATCGTGATCCTGACCTTGATCATCAAAGGCATCATGCTTCCGCTGGCTTACAAATCCTACGTCTCTATGGCGCGGATGAAAGAGCTTCAGCCGGAAATGGAAAAGCTTAAGGAAGCCGCTGGCGACGATAAAGAGAAACTCCAGCGCGGCATGATGGAGCTCTACAAATCCAACAAGGTGAACCCGGCCTCCGGCTGTTTGCCACTGATCCTGCAAATCCCGGTGTTCTTCTCGCTCTACAAGGTGATTTTCGTCACCATCGAATTGCGTCACGCGCCGTGGATCGGTTGGATTCGCGACCTTTCCGCGCCGGACCCGAGCTCGATCCTGAACCTCTTTGGCCTTTTGCCCTACGCGCCGCCGGAACCCGGCTCTGCCCTGGCCTTCCTGAGCCTCGGGGTTTTACCCATCCTCCTGGGCATTTCGATGTGGTTGCAACAGAAACTGAACCCGGCGCCGACCGATCCGTCGCAGGCGATGATCATGGCCTGGATGCCCTGGGTGTTCATGTTCATGCTCGGCAATTTCGCCTCGGGTCTGGTGCTTTACTGGATTTGCAACAACACGATCACCTTCACACAACAGTACCTGATCATGCGCAGCCACGGCCACAAACCGGATGTCTTCGGCAACATTCTGCGCTCGCTCAGGCTCAAGAAAAAGGACGCCTGA
- a CDS encoding histidine phosphatase family protein gives MSRRLILMRHAKSGWDDPRLDDIDRPLNARGQRNAVTMGTWLKDKGYIPDQVLVSSAVRTRETLERVTRGLGLCPPETVLDTLYLASEHRIMSALKQATGDCVLVLAHNPGIGEFAVNFASHPPLHPDFLRYPTAATAVFDLKAPTWPEARFGENEVVDFAIPRELEAAE, from the coding sequence ATGTCTCGTCGTCTGATCCTGATGCGTCACGCCAAATCGGGTTGGGACGATCCCCGGTTGGATGACATCGACCGGCCCTTGAATGCGCGCGGTCAGCGCAATGCGGTGACCATGGGCACATGGCTGAAGGACAAGGGATATATCCCCGATCAGGTGCTGGTGTCTTCGGCCGTGCGCACCCGTGAAACGCTTGAACGCGTGACGCGCGGGCTTGGCCTTTGTCCGCCGGAGACGGTGCTGGACACGCTTTATCTCGCGTCTGAGCATCGGATCATGAGTGCCTTGAAACAGGCAACGGGCGATTGTGTCTTGGTGCTCGCGCACAATCCCGGCATCGGGGAGTTTGCGGTCAATTTTGCCTCTCATCCCCCGCTGCACCCGGATTTCCTGCGCTATCCGACGGCCGCGACGGCGGTGTTCGATCTCAAGGCTCCGACTTGGCCAGAGGCGCGGTTCGGGGAAAACGAGGTGGTGGATTTCGCCATCCCCCGCGAGTTGGAAGCCGCTGAATAA
- a CDS encoding amino acid ABC transporter permease translates to MSTQNSLSYVRKEMLEQQPAPRSQVGFTRWVRENLFSGWFNSILTLVSIFVIYKILAGTLPWLFGGVWDATSLEQCRTILNERFGNTHYACWAVLTERWNQLLYGFYPETEYWRANLAFFLMLASLAPVLFDKVPRKMLYLTMAFPFLLVWLVWGGTIWGVTSVAVGFILGGVAFKLVDRFGSMALSAIAAVAVAVIWWLFIGPSVVEGLNAVAPIGHLEEVQSRDLGGFMICVIIGISGIALSLPIGIVLALGRQSDLFIVKTICVGFIEFIRGVPLITLLFTASLLLNYFLPPGTTFDLTLRVIIMVTLFSSAYMAEVIRGGLAALPKGQYEAADALGLDYWKAQRLIIMPQALKISIPGIVNTFIGLFKDTTLVMFIGIYDMLGLSNAIRANAAWNGIYWELFIFIGGVFWICCFAMSQYSQWLERKLRTDHR, encoded by the coding sequence ATGAGCACGCAAAACTCCCTCTCATACGTGCGCAAGGAGATGCTGGAACAGCAACCTGCGCCACGCTCTCAGGTCGGATTTACACGCTGGGTTAGGGAAAACCTGTTTTCCGGTTGGTTCAATTCGATCCTGACGCTCGTGTCGATTTTCGTGATCTACAAAATCCTCGCTGGCACGCTTCCATGGCTCTTTGGCGGCGTCTGGGATGCGACCTCTCTGGAGCAATGCCGGACCATCCTCAACGAGCGTTTCGGCAACACCCATTACGCCTGTTGGGCCGTGTTGACGGAGCGCTGGAACCAGTTGCTCTACGGTTTCTATCCGGAGACCGAATACTGGCGCGCCAATCTGGCCTTTTTCTTGATGCTGGCCTCTCTGGCGCCGGTGCTTTTCGACAAAGTGCCGCGCAAGATGCTCTACCTCACCATGGCCTTCCCCTTCCTGCTGGTCTGGCTGGTCTGGGGCGGCACGATTTGGGGTGTGACCTCGGTCGCTGTCGGCTTTATCCTTGGTGGCGTAGCGTTCAAACTCGTGGATCGTTTCGGTTCCATGGCACTCTCGGCGATTGCCGCTGTTGCCGTTGCCGTGATCTGGTGGCTTTTCATCGGCCCGTCGGTGGTCGAGGGCCTCAATGCCGTGGCGCCGATCGGGCATCTCGAAGAGGTCCAAAGCCGCGACTTGGGCGGTTTTATGATCTGTGTGATCATCGGCATCTCCGGCATCGCGCTCTCGCTGCCCATCGGCATCGTCCTGGCCCTTGGCCGTCAGTCGGACCTGTTCATCGTGAAAACCATCTGTGTGGGGTTCATCGAATTTATCCGCGGTGTGCCGCTCATCACGCTCCTGTTCACCGCCTCGCTTCTGCTCAATTACTTCCTGCCGCCGGGCACGACGTTTGATCTGACGCTTCGGGTGATCATCATGGTGACGCTCTTCTCGTCGGCTTACATGGCCGAGGTGATCCGGGGCGGTCTCGCCGCTCTGCCGAAAGGCCAATATGAGGCAGCCGATGCGCTCGGTCTCGATTACTGGAAAGCGCAGCGCCTGATCATCATGCCGCAGGCACTGAAAATCTCCATTCCGGGCATCGTGAACACCTTTATCGGCCTGTTCAAGGACACCACGCTGGTGATGTTCATCGGCATCTACGACATGCTGGGCCTCTCGAACGCCATCCGCGCCAACGCGGCCTGGAACGGCATCTATTGGGAGCTGTTCATCTTTATCGGCGGGGTCTTTTGGATCTGCTGTTTCGCCATGTCGCAATATTCTCAGTGGCTGGAGCGCAAGCTCCGCACCGATCATCGTTAA
- a CDS encoding HAD-IA family hydrolase: protein MKLVIFDVDGTLVDSQAHIVLSMAAAFEAVGLTMPTRDTILSIVGLSLPLAMRELAPEADEGTLSNMVEAYKDAFQQHRLAQGAAASPLYPGAEEAVRRLGARDDVYLAIATGKSRRGLDALMQEWDFADLFLSTQSADDHPSKPHPSMVLTCLVECGVAAEEAVVIGDTTYDMEMARAARVRGIGVRWGYHGKEALLSAGAVTVLDRFDQLDGALDEIWKG, encoded by the coding sequence ATGAAGCTTGTCATCTTTGACGTAGACGGCACGCTGGTCGACAGTCAGGCGCATATCGTCCTGTCCATGGCGGCGGCGTTCGAGGCGGTGGGGCTGACGATGCCGACGCGCGACACGATCCTGTCGATTGTTGGCCTGTCTCTGCCGCTTGCGATGCGGGAATTGGCACCCGAGGCGGATGAGGGTACGCTGTCCAATATGGTTGAGGCCTATAAGGACGCCTTTCAACAGCACCGTTTGGCGCAAGGCGCCGCCGCCTCGCCGCTTTACCCGGGCGCCGAAGAAGCGGTGCGTCGGTTGGGCGCGCGGGACGATGTCTATCTGGCGATTGCAACGGGAAAGAGCCGTCGCGGCTTGGATGCGCTGATGCAGGAATGGGACTTCGCCGATCTCTTCCTGTCGACGCAAAGCGCAGACGATCACCCGTCGAAACCGCATCCCTCGATGGTGCTGACCTGTCTGGTGGAGTGCGGTGTCGCGGCAGAAGAGGCGGTCGTGATCGGGGACACGACCTATGACATGGAAATGGCGCGCGCCGCGCGGGTGCGGGGCATCGGCGTGCGGTGGGGCTATCACGGCAAAGAGGCGCTGTTGAGCGCGGGCGCGGTCACGGTGTTGGATCGGTTCGACCAGCTCGACGGTGCGCTTGATGAGATTTGGAAAGGCTAA
- a CDS encoding amino acid ABC transporter substrate-binding protein, producing the protein MKKSVFLGALTLAGLAAGTAMAQDSSTLAAVQERGVLKCGVNPGTPGFAAPDANGNFVGFDVDVCRAVAAAVLGDSEAVEYTPLTSAVRFTALASGEVDMLARNTTWTFSRDVDLKNTFVGVNYYDGQGFMVPKDLGVSSAKELGGATVCIETGTTTELNLADYFRVNNMDYEPVPVESFTEAQTQFLAGACDVYTTDASALAASRASFENPEGYVVLPEIISKEPLGPLVRHGDDNWGDIVRWSLNAMVAAEEYGVTSANAAEMANGTDNPEINRLLGVEGELGAMLGLDNAWALNILTQVGNYGESFEKNIGENTPVGLARGLNAQWTEGGLIYSPPFR; encoded by the coding sequence ATGAAAAAATCCGTATTTCTTGGCGCGCTGACGCTGGCAGGTCTCGCTGCCGGTACGGCGATGGCTCAGGATTCCTCCACCCTTGCCGCAGTGCAAGAGCGTGGTGTTCTCAAATGCGGCGTGAATCCGGGCACCCCGGGCTTTGCTGCCCCCGATGCGAACGGCAATTTCGTTGGCTTTGACGTGGACGTCTGCCGTGCTGTGGCTGCGGCCGTTCTGGGCGACTCCGAGGCCGTCGAATACACGCCGCTGACCTCCGCCGTGCGTTTTACCGCGCTGGCGTCCGGCGAAGTCGACATGCTGGCCCGCAACACCACCTGGACCTTCTCGCGTGACGTCGACCTGAAGAACACCTTCGTCGGCGTGAACTACTATGACGGTCAGGGCTTCATGGTGCCGAAAGATCTCGGCGTGTCCTCTGCGAAAGAACTGGGCGGCGCGACCGTCTGTATCGAGACCGGCACGACGACCGAGTTGAACCTCGCTGACTACTTCCGTGTGAACAACATGGATTACGAACCGGTTCCGGTTGAAAGCTTTACCGAAGCTCAGACGCAATTCCTTGCTGGTGCGTGTGACGTTTACACCACCGACGCCTCGGCTCTGGCCGCGTCTCGCGCCTCCTTCGAGAACCCGGAAGGTTACGTGGTTCTGCCGGAAATCATCTCCAAAGAGCCGCTTGGCCCGCTCGTGCGTCATGGCGATGACAACTGGGGCGACATCGTGCGCTGGTCTTTGAACGCCATGGTTGCGGCCGAAGAATACGGCGTGACCTCCGCGAATGCGGCCGAGATGGCCAATGGCACCGACAACCCGGAGATCAACCGTCTTCTGGGCGTCGAAGGTGAACTGGGCGCGATGCTCGGACTCGACAACGCCTGGGCTCTGAACATCCTGACTCAGGTTGGCAACTACGGCGAAAGCTTCGAGAAGAACATCGGTGAAAACACGCCTGTGGGTCTGGCTCGTGGCCTCAATGCTCAGTGGACCGAAGGCGGCCTGATCTACTCGCCGCCCTTCCGCTAA
- a CDS encoding ATP12 family protein gives MAEWAAKRFWKDTVVAEAQEGFEVHLDGRPVRTPAKMPLILPTRTLADLVAAEWDAQDGVIDPNTMPATRGANAAIDKVSIQHAEVADMLADYGDSDLLCYRAEHPQELVARQADLWDPLLEWAEGALGARLEPRAGIMHAPQSASALAVLRDKTHGFTAFELAAFHDLVSLSGSLILGFAVTEEHLDVEEAWRLSRVDEDYQIEQWGEDDEATEAAEIKRQSFVQAALFYRVVN, from the coding sequence GTGGCAGAGTGGGCAGCGAAACGGTTCTGGAAAGACACGGTTGTGGCAGAGGCACAGGAGGGCTTCGAGGTGCATCTCGATGGTCGTCCGGTGCGCACGCCTGCGAAGATGCCGCTGATCCTGCCGACCCGCACGCTGGCCGATTTGGTCGCGGCGGAATGGGATGCGCAGGACGGCGTGATCGACCCGAACACCATGCCCGCGACGCGCGGCGCCAATGCGGCGATTGACAAAGTGTCGATCCAGCACGCCGAAGTGGCCGATATGCTGGCGGACTATGGCGACAGTGATCTTTTGTGCTACCGCGCCGAGCATCCGCAGGAACTTGTCGCACGCCAAGCCGATCTCTGGGACCCGCTGCTCGAGTGGGCGGAAGGCGCTCTTGGGGCCCGGTTGGAGCCGCGCGCCGGCATCATGCATGCGCCGCAATCTGCCTCCGCCTTGGCTGTTCTTCGAGACAAGACTCATGGTTTCACGGCGTTTGAACTGGCGGCGTTTCACGATCTGGTCAGCCTGTCGGGCTCCTTGATTCTGGGCTTTGCCGTGACGGAGGAACATCTTGACGTAGAGGAGGCCTGGCGGCTTTCGCGCGTCGATGAAGACTATCAGATCGAACAATGGGGCGAGGATGACGAGGCGACAGAGGCCGCCGAAATCAAGCGCCAAAGCTTTGTTCAGGCAGCTTTGTTTTACCGCGTGGTCAATTAG
- a CDS encoding amino acid ABC transporter ATP-binding protein translates to MSLAEDRAIDRSKLTVSDEVAIQITNMNKWYGEFHVLRDINLTVNRGERIVIAGPSGSGKSTMIRCINRLEEHQQGKIIVDGTELTSDLKNIDKIRSEVGMCFQHFNLFPHLTILENCTLAPMWVRKTPKREAEELAMHFLEKVKIPDQAHKYPGMLSGGQQQRVAIARSLCMQPRIMLFDEPTSALDPEMIKEVLDTMIELAEEGMTMLCVTHEMGFARQVANRVIFMDQGQIVEQNEPEEFFNNPKSERTKLFLSQILGH, encoded by the coding sequence ATGTCTCTCGCAGAAGACCGCGCTATTGACCGTTCTAAACTGACCGTCTCCGATGAGGTGGCCATTCAGATCACGAATATGAACAAATGGTACGGCGAATTTCACGTTCTCCGTGACATCAACCTGACCGTGAATCGGGGCGAGCGGATCGTCATCGCGGGGCCGTCCGGCTCCGGCAAATCCACCATGATCCGTTGCATCAACCGTCTCGAAGAGCACCAGCAGGGCAAGATCATCGTCGATGGGACCGAGCTGACCTCGGACTTGAAGAACATTGACAAGATCCGCTCCGAGGTGGGTATGTGCTTTCAGCACTTCAACCTCTTCCCGCATTTGACCATTCTGGAAAACTGCACGCTGGCGCCGATGTGGGTGCGCAAAACGCCGAAACGCGAGGCCGAAGAGCTGGCGATGCATTTCCTGGAGAAGGTGAAAATCCCGGATCAGGCGCATAAATACCCCGGCATGCTTTCGGGTGGACAACAACAGCGTGTGGCCATCGCCCGCTCGCTCTGTATGCAACCGCGGATCATGCTGTTCGATGAACCGACCTCGGCGCTTGACCCGGAGATGATCAAGGAGGTGCTCGACACCATGATCGAACTGGCGGAAGAGGGCATGACCATGCTCTGCGTGACCCACGAGATGGGCTTTGCCCGTCAGGTGGCGAACCGTGTGATCTTCATGGACCAGGGCCAGATCGTCGAACAAAACGAGCCGGAAGAGTTCTTCAACAATCCGAAATCGGAGCGGACAAAACTCTTCCTCTCACAAATTCTCGGCCACTGA
- the argB gene encoding acetylglutamate kinase, producing MKKQDMNRDWIATARTLSQALPYLQRYEGATVVIKLGGHAMGSDEAMESFARDVVLMQQVGVKPVVVHGGGPMINKMLADLNIQSEFVNGKRVTDKATVEVVEMVLSGLVNKRIVQAINGQGGRAVGISGKDANLMVCEQTDPSLGFVGTPVSMNPSIIKELGDENLIPVIAPVGAGRNGETFNVNGDTAAGAIAGALHADRLLLLTDVSGVKDGNGEVLTSLSSQQIKDLTDSGVIAGGMIPKTQTALDALRDGVRAVVILDGRAPNACLLELYTEHGAGSLIRDTQPRVKPSKMTS from the coding sequence ATGAAGAAGCAAGACATGAACAGAGACTGGATCGCCACCGCCCGCACCCTTTCCCAAGCGCTGCCCTATTTGCAGCGATACGAGGGCGCGACCGTGGTCATCAAGCTCGGCGGTCATGCGATGGGCTCGGACGAGGCGATGGAAAGTTTTGCCCGCGATGTCGTGTTGATGCAGCAGGTTGGTGTGAAGCCGGTGGTCGTCCATGGCGGCGGGCCGATGATCAACAAAATGCTGGCCGATCTCAACATCCAGTCCGAATTCGTCAACGGCAAACGGGTGACCGACAAGGCGACTGTCGAGGTCGTCGAGATGGTGCTCTCGGGCCTCGTGAACAAACGGATCGTGCAGGCGATCAACGGTCAGGGCGGCCGCGCTGTCGGCATTTCCGGCAAGGACGCGAACCTGATGGTCTGTGAGCAAACCGACCCCTCGCTGGGCTTTGTCGGCACGCCGGTGTCGATGAACCCGTCGATCATCAAAGAGCTTGGCGACGAAAACCTGATCCCGGTGATCGCGCCCGTGGGTGCGGGCCGCAATGGCGAGACGTTTAACGTCAATGGCGACACCGCGGCGGGCGCGATTGCGGGCGCACTGCACGCCGATCGCCTGCTGCTTTTGACCGATGTGTCGGGGGTGAAGGACGGCAATGGCGAAGTTCTGACCTCGCTCAGCTCGCAACAGATCAAAGATCTGACCGACTCCGGCGTCATTGCGGGCGGCATGATCCCCAAAACCCAAACCGCGCTCGATGCGCTTCGTGACGGGGTGCGGGCCGTGGTGATCCTCGACGGGCGCGCACCGAATGCGTGCCTTTTGGAGCTTTACACGGAGCACGGCGCGGGCTCGCTCATTCGTGACACGCAGCCCCGCGTGAAACCGTCGAAGATGACTTCCTGA
- the yihA gene encoding ribosome biogenesis GTP-binding protein YihA/YsxC, with protein sequence MDLHFPIAEPDAAALEKGRLLFAGETDFLKGVVAMDGMPPDDRLEVCFAGRSNVGKSSLINALTGRKALARASNTPGRTQEINFFTCADSHYLVDLPGYGFAKAPVKTVEKWQRLLKAYLSGRATLRRAFVLIDSRHGVKEVDEEIMTLLDRSAVPFQTVLTKADKVKEAERQKVIEQVRGAVSKHPAAYPELIVTSSEKGWGVDVLRAVIATLV encoded by the coding sequence ATGGATTTACACTTTCCCATCGCTGAACCAGATGCGGCGGCCCTCGAAAAGGGCCGCTTGCTGTTTGCGGGCGAGACCGATTTTCTCAAAGGCGTCGTCGCCATGGACGGCATGCCGCCGGATGACCGGCTGGAGGTCTGCTTCGCAGGCCGCTCCAACGTCGGAAAATCGAGCCTGATCAACGCGCTGACGGGCCGCAAGGCGCTTGCACGCGCCTCGAACACGCCGGGCCGGACGCAGGAGATCAACTTTTTCACCTGTGCCGACAGCCATTACCTTGTCGACCTTCCGGGCTACGGCTTTGCCAAAGCGCCGGTGAAAACCGTCGAGAAATGGCAACGCCTTTTGAAAGCTTACCTGTCTGGCCGCGCAACCCTGCGCCGCGCTTTCGTGCTGATCGACAGTCGCCATGGCGTGAAAGAAGTGGATGAGGAGATCATGACGCTTCTTGACCGCTCCGCCGTGCCCTTCCAGACCGTGCTGACCAAAGCCGACAAGGTCAAGGAAGCCGAACGCCAGAAAGTCATCGAACAGGTCCGGGGCGCCGTGTCGAAACACCCGGCCGCCTACCCCGAATTGATCGTGACCTCGTCCGAAAAAGGCTGGGGCGTCGATGTTTTGCGCGCGGTGATCGCCACGCTCGTCTGA
- a CDS encoding ABC transporter permease subunit (The N-terminal region of this protein, as described by TIGR01726, is a three transmembrane segment that identifies a subfamily of ABC transporter permease subunits, which specificities that include histidine, arginine, glutamine, glutamate, L-cystine (sic), the opines (in Agrobacterium) octopine and nopaline, etc.): MTTATNTPEDQGFRLSQLIYDTRYRSITIQVIAMLAFMLIAAFLIRNTIINLSALGKDIDFGFLFNRAAYDINQQIIPYSSDDSHWRATLVGLLNTLLIAFLGCILATIIGVIAGVLRLSKNWLTARIMTFYVESFRNIPVLLWILAFMAVLSEALPAPRAFRGDEPSATMWLWDSVAVTNRGTYIPAPVWGDGSVFVVITFLLSLLGIWAFGKYSQRRFEATGQILPNFWIKLAIFFVPSILVYFVMGRPITLSYPELKGFNFGGGLHMRNSMLALWLALSFYTGSFIAEIVRSGILAISKGQTEAAFALGLRPSRTMNLVILPQALRVIIPPLISQYLNLTKNSSLALAVGYMDLRSTLGGTTLNTTGRELECMLLMMLIYLIVSLLISSGMNVYNKSVRLKER, translated from the coding sequence ATGACGACAGCGACAAACACGCCGGAGGACCAGGGCTTTCGGCTGAGCCAGCTGATCTATGACACGCGCTATCGCTCGATCACCATTCAGGTGATTGCGATGCTTGCGTTCATGTTGATCGCGGCCTTTCTCATTCGCAACACGATCATCAACCTTTCGGCTTTGGGCAAGGACATCGACTTTGGGTTCCTGTTCAATCGTGCGGCCTATGACATCAACCAACAGATCATTCCCTACTCCTCGGACGATTCGCATTGGCGGGCGACTTTGGTGGGGCTGCTCAACACGCTTTTGATTGCGTTTCTGGGTTGTATCCTGGCGACGATCATCGGGGTCATCGCGGGGGTTTTGCGCCTGTCGAAGAACTGGCTGACGGCGCGGATCATGACCTTTTATGTCGAGAGCTTCCGCAACATTCCGGTGCTTTTGTGGATTCTCGCCTTCATGGCCGTTTTGTCCGAAGCGCTGCCGGCGCCACGGGCCTTCCGGGGCGACGAACCCTCGGCCACCATGTGGCTTTGGGACAGCGTTGCGGTGACCAATCGCGGCACCTACATCCCGGCGCCCGTTTGGGGGGACGGATCGGTGTTCGTTGTCATCACCTTCCTTCTGTCGCTCTTGGGCATCTGGGCCTTTGGCAAATATTCCCAGCGCCGTTTCGAGGCGACCGGGCAAATCCTGCCGAATTTCTGGATCAAACTGGCGATCTTTTTCGTGCCCTCGATCCTTGTCTATTTCGTGATGGGCCGCCCGATCACCCTGTCTTACCCGGAGCTTAAGGGCTTCAACTTCGGTGGTGGTCTACATATGCGCAACTCGATGCTGGCGCTCTGGCTGGCGCTGAGTTTCTATACCGGTTCTTTCATTGCCGAGATTGTGCGTTCCGGCATCCTCGCCATTTCCAAGGGCCAGACCGAGGCCGCTTTCGCACTGGGCCTGCGCCCGTCGCGGACCATGAACCTCGTGATCCTGCCGCAGGCGCTTCGGGTCATCATCCCGCCGCTGATCTCGCAATATCTGAACCTGACAAAGAACTCTTCGCTGGCTCTGGCTGTGGGCTATATGGACCTCCGGTCCACGTTGGGCGGCACCACGCTCAACACCACGGGCCGGGAGTTGGAGTGTATGCTCTTGATGATGCTGATCTATTTGATCGTCAGCCTGCTGATTTCCTCGGGTATGAACGTCTACAACAAATCCGTCAGACTGAAGGAGCGCTGA